The window CCTCATCGAAGCCGAACATTTCGCGCGCGGCCTCCGGGCCGTAGCGGAAGCCGTCCCACACCTCGCGGTCGGGGTCCTTGTCGCGGCAGAACAGGATGCTTTTCGGTGCGCCGCCGGCGACCAGCACCAGCACGGCTTCCGGCTCGGGAAAGCCGGCGAGGTAGTGGAAGTAGCTGTCGGCGCGGAACGGGTAGGAGGTGTCGCGGTTGCGCAGTTTCTCGGATGCCGTCGGGATGACGGCGACGCCGCCCTCCATGCGGGCGAGCAGGCGGTCGCGGCGGGATTTGAATGGCGCGAGATTCATGACGAGTCCCTCAGTTCGCGGTCGAGTTGCGCAAGTCGCTCCGGCGTGCCGACATCTTCCCATCGGCCGTCGAAGCGTTCGGCGGACACCCTGCCTGCTTGCAGCGCGGCGCGCAAGAGCGGCGCGAGCTTCGCCTTCGTGCCGCGCCCGATGTCTTCGAACAGTTCGGGCCTGTAGATGCCAATCCCGGAGAAGGTGAGCCTTCCCTGGCCGGAGAAGTCGAAGTCGCCCTCCGGGTGGTGCGGTGGGTTGGGCACGAGCACGAGGTGGGCGAGATCATTCTCGGCCAGCGTCTGCAGCACGGCGAAATCGAGATCGCACCAGATGTCGCCGTTGACGACGAGGAATGGTTCGTCGCCCAGCTCATTTGCCAACAGCGGCAGTGCATTGGCGATGCCGCCGGCGGTTTCCAGCGCGCCCGCCGGCTCCTCCGAGTAGCGGATGGAGACGCCCCAGGCCGAACCGTCATCGAGCAGCGCCTCGATCTGGTCGCCGAGGTGCGCATGGTTGATGACGACGTCGCGGATGCCGGCGCGAGCGAGGCGTTCGAGATGCCAGACGATCAGCGGCTTGCCGGCCACCGGCAGCAGCGGCTTGGGCGTGCGGTCGGTGAGCGGGCGCATGCGCTCGCCGCGGCCCGCCGCGAGGATCATGGCTTTCAAAACGTGTACCCCACCTGCGCCTGCCGGTTCTCCAGCTCGTCCAGCAGCCGCAGCAGCGGCGCGAGGTCGCGGTAGCGCGCGCAGGCCGTGCGCAGGTATTTCGCCACCAGCGGCATGTCCTTGAGATAGGCGTCCTTGCCGTCACGATGCCTGAGGCGCGCGAAGATGCCGAGGACTTTTACATGTCTTTGCACGCCCATCCATTCGTAGTCGCGGTGGAATTCGCCGAAGTCGGCGCGCACCGGCAGGCCGGCCTTTTTCGCCTTCTCCCAATAGCGGGCCAGCCAGTCGAGGGTGCGCTCCTCGGGCCATTCGACGTAGGCGTCCTTGAAGAGCGAGGCGAGGTCGTAGGTGATGGGGCCGAAGACGGCGTCCTGGAAGTCGATGATGCCGGGGTTGGGTGACGCTACCATCAGGTTGCGCGAATGGTAGTCGCGGTGGACATAGACCTGCGGCTCGGCGAGATTGACGGCGAGGATTTTCTCGAACACCGCTTCGAGCTGCGACCGCTTTTCGCCGGAGAGCGCGATGCCGAGATGCTTTTCCGCATACCAGTCGGGAAAGAGGTCGAGCTCCCGCTTGAGCAGCGTGCGGTCGTAGTCGGGCAGCTCGCCGGGGCGGCTGGACAGCTGGATATTCACCAGCGCGTCGCTCGCTGCGCGGTAATGGCCGTCGGCGTTGGCGTCGGTGAGGTCGGAAAGCCAGGTGGTCGAGCCGAGGTCTTCGAGCAGCAGGAAGCCCCGTTCGACATCCTGCGCGAGCACTTCGGGGACATGGACGCCCGCCTCGCGGAACAGCCGCTGGACATGCAGCCAGGGGCGCACGTCCTCGTGGTCGGGCGGCGCGTCCATGACGATGCATGTTTTGCCATCCTCGAAGGTCGCACGGAGGTAGCTGCGGAAACTGGCGTCGGCGGAAGCCGGGGCGAGGGTGAATCGCCTGCCGGGCTGTAGTCCGGCGATCCAGGAATCGATTTTCGCCTGTCTCATTTGCCTGCCTGCGCGCCGGGCGGCCCGTTCGGAATGATAGAATCTCGAAATTCTAACATCGGCCTGCGGCGCTTCCCCGGACCCTTCCGGGAGGGCGCTCCTACAACACATCGGCATGTCGTATCGATTGGGCGGACATTTCGGCTGGTTTCTCGTCTTCGGTATCGCCGGCCTTGCCGGCGCGGCCGAGAACCTGCCACCGCTTTCCGTCGATCCGGCGCTGCTGGGCTTGGCGCCGTCGCCCGTGAAGCGCATGGCGCCGCCGACCGCCCCGGGCCCCGCCCCCGCGCCGCTTCCCGCCGTCGTTTCGCCCACTCCGCCGCCGGTTCCCCCGGTTTCCGTCGTCGCCGCGCCGGTTCCAGAACAACCCGCCCGGCAGCCGCAACTGGCCGATCCGCCCGTTGTCGCCGAGCAACCCGCCCTGCCGCCGACATATTCCGCCCACGTGGCGGCAGGTGAATTATCGGAACCGGAACTCAAGGCAACCCGGGGCATGACGCCGCTCTCGAAGGTCGACGGCCAGTCGCGGCCTTCCTTCCTCAGCGCCGATTACATCTGGGGCAAGAGCGATGTCGAAACGGTCGCCGAGGGAAACGCCGAGATACGGCGCATCGGCACGACGATCGAGTCGGACCGCCTGTCCTATCGGCATGCCGACGACGAGGTCGAGGCCGTCGGCCACGTGCGCCTGACCAGCGAGGAGGATGTCATCACGGGCCCGCGCATGCGCATGCGCCTCGAGGATAGCGTCGGCTTCTTCGAGAAACCGGAATATGTCCTGAAACGGCTGCCCGTTGGCGCCTCGATCGGTGCGTCGGCGCCTTCATCCACGCCGCCGCGCGAGCCGGTCATCGGCTCCGGCGCGGCCGAGCGCATCGACTTCGAGGGCGAGGGGCTTTTCCGCATGACCTCGGCGACCTACAGTACTTGCGCGCCGACGAACCGCGACTGGTACGCGGAAGTCGACGAGATGTGGCTCGATTACAACCGGGAGGTGGGCGAGGCAAAGCAGGCCACGGTCTACTTCAAGGGCGTGCCGCTGCTCCATTCGCCGTGGCTCTCATTTTCCCTCAATAACCAGCGCAAGAGCGGCCTGCTGACGCCCACCTACGGTTCCACCACTCAGAGCGGCCTCGATATCACCGTGCCCTGGTACTGGAACATCGCACCGAACATGGACGCGACGATCACGCCACGCATCATGTCGAAGCGCGGCATTCAACTGAACAACGAATTCCGCTACCTCGACCACAACTACAGCGGCCAAGCGCGCTACGAGATCCTGCCGGAGGACCGCGTCACCCGTACGCGCCGCAGCGCCTATTCGCTGGTGCACAGCCAGAACTTCGGTCGGGGGTTTTCCGGCGGCCTGAATATCAACGGCGCTTCCGACGATGCCTACTTCAGCGACCTATCGACGCGCCTGTCGGTGGTGACCCAGACCAACCTGCTGCGCCAGGGCTCGCTGTCCTACGGCGGCGGCTGGTGGAACGCCTCGCTCATGGCGCAGCGCTACCAGACATTGCAGGACCCGGCGGCGCCAACCGCCGTTCCCTACTATCGGCTGCCCCAACTGACGGTGTCGGCGGCGCGCGCCGACCTGCCCTTCGGCGCGGCCTTCGGCTTCTCCGGCGAGTACGTGAACTTCGACCATCCGACCAACCTGCTCGGCAAGCGCACCGTCCTTTACCCGCAGGTGTCGCTGCCCATGCAGGCATCGGCCTTTTCCATCACGCCCAAGATCGGCCTGCACATGACGCGCTACGCCCTGGAGCGCCAGGCGGCCGGCACGCCGGCGCAGATCACGCGCA is drawn from Candidatus Nitricoxidivorans perseverans and contains these coding sequences:
- a CDS encoding nucleotidyltransferase family protein; translated protein: MKAMILAAGRGERMRPLTDRTPKPLLPVAGKPLIVWHLERLARAGIRDVVINHAHLGDQIEALLDDGSAWGVSIRYSEEPAGALETAGGIANALPLLANELGDEPFLVVNGDIWCDLDFAVLQTLAENDLAHLVLVPNPPHHPEGDFDFSGQGRLTFSGIGIYRPELFEDIGRGTKAKLAPLLRAALQAGRVSAERFDGRWEDVGTPERLAQLDRELRDSS
- a CDS encoding phosphotransferase; this encodes MRQAKIDSWIAGLQPGRRFTLAPASADASFRSYLRATFEDGKTCIVMDAPPDHEDVRPWLHVQRLFREAGVHVPEVLAQDVERGFLLLEDLGSTTWLSDLTDANADGHYRAASDALVNIQLSSRPGELPDYDRTLLKRELDLFPDWYAEKHLGIALSGEKRSQLEAVFEKILAVNLAEPQVYVHRDYHSRNLMVASPNPGIIDFQDAVFGPITYDLASLFKDAYVEWPEERTLDWLARYWEKAKKAGLPVRADFGEFHRDYEWMGVQRHVKVLGIFARLRHRDGKDAYLKDMPLVAKYLRTACARYRDLAPLLRLLDELENRQAQVGYTF
- a CDS encoding LPS-assembly protein LptD, encoding MSYRLGGHFGWFLVFGIAGLAGAAENLPPLSVDPALLGLAPSPVKRMAPPTAPGPAPAPLPAVVSPTPPPVPPVSVVAAPVPEQPARQPQLADPPVVAEQPALPPTYSAHVAAGELSEPELKATRGMTPLSKVDGQSRPSFLSADYIWGKSDVETVAEGNAEIRRIGTTIESDRLSYRHADDEVEAVGHVRLTSEEDVITGPRMRMRLEDSVGFFEKPEYVLKRLPVGASIGASAPSSTPPREPVIGSGAAERIDFEGEGLFRMTSATYSTCAPTNRDWYAEVDEMWLDYNREVGEAKQATVYFKGVPLLHSPWLSFSLNNQRKSGLLTPTYGSTTQSGLDITVPWYWNIAPNMDATITPRIMSKRGIQLNNEFRYLDHNYSGQARYEILPEDRVTRTRRSAYSLVHSQNFGRGFSGGLNINGASDDAYFSDLSTRLSVVTQTNLLRQGSLSYGGGWWNASLMAQRYQTLQDPAAPTAVPYYRLPQLTVSAARADLPFGAAFGFSGEYVNFDHPTNLLGKRTVLYPQVSLPMQASAFSITPKIGLHMTRYALERQAAGTPAQITRNVPIFSIDSGVAFERDTEWFGQQSLIQTLEPRLYYLYVPVREQSQIPVFDSGRTDFNFAQIFAENRYGGSDRIGDANQATLMVTSRLLDPASGIELLRGAVGQRFYFTTEHVILPGETARSDRKTDLLASLSGRVLPKTYIDAGWQYNPNKSWTERLNFGGRYQPETGRVLNAGYRYTRDQLGQIDVSGQWPLFGGWHGVGRYNYSTKERRVVETVGGLEYDGGCWAARFVVQRIATQANKSTTALFFQLELNGFSRIGSNPLDLLKRNIPGYGIINQPTADPIFGAN